The Paenibacillus mucilaginosus 3016 genome includes the window TCTGTGCGCGAGGTGGAAGCCACGGATCCCCAGCAGCGCATCATGCTGCAGCTTGCGTGGGCGTGCCTGGAGGACGCGGGGATTGTGCCCTCCCGCATATCCGGGCATCAGGTCGGGGTATACATGGGTGTCTTTAATTTTGACTATAAGGGACTGCAGGAAAGCAGGGAGCGGACGATAGAAACCTACCATTCGATCGGGACGGCTTCAGCGGTGATCGCCAACCGGATCTCCCATTATTTCAATTTCAAAGGACCGAGCTTTCCGATTGATACGGCATGCTCCAGCTCGTTCAATGCGATTCATTCGGCGGCCCAGTCTCTGCTGCTCGGAGAGTGCAGCATGGCCCTCGCAGGGGGAGTCAATCTGATCCTGACACCGACAAGACATATTTCGTTCTCCAAGGCCGGCATGCTGTCTCCCACGGGCTCGTGCAAAACATTTGATGACCGTGCCGACGGATATGTGCGCAGCGAGGGGGCAGGGATCATCTTGCTGAAGCCGCTGAGCCAGGCCCTGGAGGACGGGGATTCCATCTACGGCGTTCTCAAGGGAAGCGCCGTCAATCACAATGGCCGGACCCATACGCTCACTTACCCTAACCCGCAGGCACAGGCGGATGTGATTATCGAAGCGCACCGGAGATCGGGAATTCCGGTGGAAAGTGTGAGCTACATTGAGGCCCATGGGACCGGTACACCGAAGGGGGATCCCCTCGAGTTCCAGGGACTTCAGAAAGCATTCGAAGTACTCGGTTCCTCAAAAGGACCCTCCGCTTTGTCCAAGAATTTCTGCGGTCTCGGCTCGGTGAAGACGAACATCGGACACCTGGAGTCGGCGGCCGGCATCGCAGGTGTGGTTAAGGTGCTCTTGTGCATGAAGCATGGGATGCTTCCCGGGTTAGCGGGATTCCGCACGCTGAACCACCGGATTGCCATAGAGGACACTCCTTTTTATATCGTCGACGCTCTCCGGGAATGGAGCCCGCCTCTCAATGAGGAAGGACATCCGTATCCGAGGCGCGCCGGAATCAGCTCGTTCGGCTTCGGCGGCACGAATGCGCATGTGGTGCTGGAAGAGGCCCCGGATGCACCTTCTGAAGGAAGGAAGGCTTCAGCCAAACAGCCGCCTTACCAGCTCGTCTGCCTATCCGCCAAAACGGAAGAGGCCCTGCGGCGAAAGCAGGAGGATCTTGCCGAATGGCTCGACCGGCATGGGGAGGAGCATACCTTAGCCGCTGTCAGTTCCACCCTTCTTCACCACCGGGAGCACTTTGGGATCAGGGCCGCCTATGTGGTCAGAGACCTGACTGAATTGCGGAATTCCTTGAGTGACGTCATCCGGACAACCCATGCCGATGGATACGCCGCCACCCCCACCCGTTCGCACAAGGCAAAGATCAGCTGCTATTGGACCGGCTGGCCAAACTTCTGATGAAGGAGCTGCAGTCCGGATTGAAGATGCCCCCCGAAGAATACCGGGAGCATCTGCTCTCCTTGGCGGAGCTGTATGTCCAGGGGGTGGATGTCGATTGGAAGGTTCTTGTTCCCGACAAGGGGCTGCGCCCCGTTCACTTGCCCACGTATCCCTTTGCAGCGGAGCGTTATTGGATTCCGGACGAGGAGGCCCCGGAGGCGCAAGCGACTGCTCCGGCGACGGTTCACCTTCACCCGCTGCTTCATGCTAACACGTCCGATTTCACGGAACAGCGTTTTACTTCGGTGTTCAGCGGGCGGGAGTTCTTCCTCCGCGACCATGTTGTGAAAGGGAGATCCGTCCTCCCGGGGGTCGCCTGCTTGGAAATGGCGCGTGCCGCCGCAGTGCAGTCGCTTGGCATGGAGGAGGATGCCTTACAGCTGCACATCTCCCATATCGTATGGGTCAGTCCCATTACGTCGGGAGCGGAGCCGAAGGAAGTACATATCGGCCTTTATCCCGAACATAGCGGCGAAACCACCTTCGAGATCTACACGGGGAAGGGGGAAGAGACTGTTCTGCACAGCCGGGGGGCCGTTCAACTGCGCCCGGCCCAAGCTATGCCGACACACAATAGGGACGAGCTGAGGAAAGGGCTCTTGCTCTCCCCACTCCCTATGGAATGGTACTACGAAGGGTTCCGTCACCGGGGGCTTTCCTACGGACCGGCACACCAAGCGGTGAATGAGGTCTACACGGCAGACGACCGGATCTTGGCCCGTCTGCTGCTTCCAAGTTCGGGGGGGCTTACAACAGAGCCGTTTGTTTTACACCCGAGTCTGATGGATGCGGCCCTGCAGGCAGCCCTCATCCTCCTCACGGATGCACATCGTCAGGCAGGTGCAGAACAGGGAGAGAGGAAGCTGATCCTGCCTTTCGCGTTGGAGGAGCTGGAGATCTTCGGTCCGTGCTCGGACCGTATGTGGGCCTCGGTGCAATTCAGCGCCAACCAGGGCTTGAAGAGGAGAAGCGTGGATATCGAGCTGTTCGATGAAGAGGGCGCCTTACGTATTCGAATGAAAGACTTAGCCTGGAGAGAAGCGGAGGAGCGGGAGGACATTGCCGGTACCCCGGCAAAGGAAAAGCTCGCTCTTATGGTTCCTTATTGGAAAGCGGAGGACGCTCGTAAGATCCCGGGATGGCCGGGAGACAGGGAGCGTCTGATTGTGCTCTGCGGAATGGACAAGCTTCTCGGAGAAGGACTTCAGCCCCTTCTGGAAGAGGCCAGGATCCTGGATCTGACGGCCGGCGCGACGGGGAGGCTCCCCGAAGATTATGAAGCTTGTGCAGCTTCCCTGCTTGCACAAGTCCAAGACGTTTTAAAAACCGGCGATGGGAGACCATGGGTAATCCAGTTGGTGATGCCCAAAGGGGAGCTGTACTCGGGCCTTGCGGGGCTGCTGCAGACGGCTCAACTAGAGAACCCGAAGTTCAGCGGGCAGGTGATCGAAGTAGAGCCGGGGGAATCCCCCGAGAGCTTGGCTTCCAAGCTCCAGGGCGATGGAGCCGCCGGCACGGACCGGATTCGGTACCTGGGCGGGGAGCGCACGGTGCTGGACTGGAGAGAACTGGAGGACACTCCGAACCAACAAGTCCCGCTGCCCTGGAGGGACGGCGGCACCTATCTGATCACAGGCGGAGCGGGCGGTCTCGGCAGGTTGTTTGCCAAGGAGATTGCCGGCCGGGCGAAGAACCCCCGCCTTATTCTTACCGGGCGCTCCCCCCTTCGCGACGACATACAAGTCCTGCTGGATGAACTCACCGCAGCCGGCGCCAGGGCCGAATATATTCAGATCGATGTATCGAATGCGGAAGCGGTGGAGAAGCTGTTCGGCGGTATCCGGTCAGATCATGGTCAGCTTCACGGCATCCTGCACTGCGCAGGGGTGATCAAGGACAGCTATATACTGAAGAAAACCTCCGGAGAACTGCGGGAAGTGTTCGCACCGAAAGTAGCGGGGCTGGTCCACATCGATCAAGCATCGAAGTCATTCGAGCTTGATTTCTTTGTGATGTTTTCTTCCGTGTTCGGCGCCATGGGCAATCCGGGACAGGCGGATTACTGCGCGGCCAACGCCTTCATGGATGCGTATGCAGCGTATCGGTCCAGCCTTGCCGCCTCACGTGAACGAAAGGGCCGCACACTGTCCTTGAACTGGCCGCTGTGGGAAGCGGGAGGGATGCACGTCGATCCGTTGATCGAGCAGCGGATGCGCGATCAGCTGGGAATGACGCCGCTGTCTGCAAGCAGCGGATTCCGCGCCTTCTACCAGGCACTTGCGGCGGATGCCGATCAGGTGCTGGTGTTGGAAGGGAGACCGAAGGTCTTCCTGTCCAAGCTGACGGGACAGCCCGCAGAGGAACAGGTCAACCCGCAAGGAACTGCTCCGCTCCCGGTACCCGCAGCGGCTTCCGCTTCGGAGATGCCCGTGGATGTACTCGAGGAGAAAGCGGCTCAGTATTTGAAAACACTGCTTTCTTCCGTACTGAAGCTGCCGGTCCAGCGGATCGATACCGATGCTCCGATGGAAGCGTACGGGATCGATTCCATCATGACCACCCAGTTAACCCATGCACTGGAGAACGTCTTTGGCACCCTGTCCAAGACCCTGTTCTTCGAGTATCAGACACTGCGTGAACTGACGGGGTATTTTCTGAAAGCGCACCGAGCGCCTTTGCTGCAGCAGCTGGGTGCGGGGACACAGGGCACCATCCAGACAGCTCCCGCAGCGGCTTCCGTCCGTGCCGAAACCGCTCCGGTGCATACGAGAAGCCAAAGACGGCCACGCTTCACCGTCCCGCAGGTTCAACAGAGGAATGGCAGCCTGAGTAATGCCTCCGAGGATGTGGCCATTATTGGCGTGTCCGGCCGGTATCCCGGAGCGGAAGGCATACGTGAGTATTGGGACGTGTTACGGGAGGGGAGAGACTGCATTACCGAGATTCCCCCGGACCGCTGGGATCACAGCGCTTACTTCAGTGAAGACCGGAACGAAGCCGGCAAAACCTACAGCAAATGGGGAGGCTTCCTTCGTGACGTGGACAAATTCGATCCTTTGTTCTTCCAGATCCCCCCTCGGGAAGCCGAACGGATGGACCCGCAGGAGCGCCTGTTCCTGCAGTGCGTGTACGAGACGCTGGAGGATGCGGGATATACCCGGGATGCGCTGGCCAAGGACAGCCGCTGGGGGCTTGAAGGCAATGTCGGTGTATACGTCGGCGTGATGTATCAGGAGTACCAATTATACGGAGCGCAGGCCCAGCTGCTGGGTCAGCCGCTGGCCTTGTACGGACTGCCGGCCTCGGTAGCCAACCGGGTCTCTTACTTCTGCAATTTCCATGGACCGAGCATCACGGTGGATACCATGTGTTCGTCTTCCCTGACGGCCATCCACCTTGCATGCAAGAGTCTGCAGAGTGGAGAATGCGACGTGGCGGTTGCAGGAGGGGTGAATCTCTCCATTCATCCCAACAAATATCTCTTATTGGCGCAGGGACGATTCATCTCCGGCAAAGGCCGCTGCGAAAGCTTCGGTGAAGGCGGCGATGGCTACGTCCCGAGCGAAGGTGTCGGCGCCGTGCTGCTCAAGCCGCTGTCCCGGGCCGTTGCGGACGGTGATCAGATCTATGGCGTCATCAAGGCAACGTCCGTGAACCACGGCGGCAAAACGAATGGCTACACCGTTCCGAATCCTAACGCACAAGGGAGTGTCATCGGCCGGGCGCTGGAGGAAGCCGGAATCGATCCGCGCACGATCAGCTACGTTGAGGCACACGGCACCGGTACTTCCCTTGGTGATCCGATCGAGATTGCGGGCCTGACCCACATCTTCCGGCAGTATACGGATGAGAATCAATTTTGTGCCATCGGTTCGGCCAAGTCGAATATTGGGCACTGCGAGAGCGCGGCCGGGATTGCCGGACTGACCAAAGTGCTTCTTCAGCTGAAACATCAACAGATCGTGCCCTCCCTGCATTCGGCGATCCTCAATCCGCATATTGATTTCTCACACACGCCATTCGTTGTCCAGCAGCAGCTGGCTCCGTGGCACAGACCGGTTCTCCATATCGATGGACAGACCAGGGAGTATCCGAGGATTGCCGGCCTTTCGTCCTTCGGGGCGGGCGGATCGAACGCACATGTGATTATTCAAGAGTACCATAGGCCGGAAGCGGTTTCTTACGAAGTGAGCACGGATCCCAGACCATCCCTTATCGTACTGTCCGCCAAAAGTACCGGGCAGCTTCAGCAGCAAGCGGAACGCCTTCTGGCTGAGATTCGCCGTCAGCAGTGGGGAGACGAACGCCTGACCGAGATCGCCTATACCCTGCAGACCGGACGGGAAGCCATGGAAGAACGGCTGGCTGTCCTGGCTTCCACGATGAGGGAGCTTGAGGACAAGCTGACGGGGTATATAGAAGGGCGGAATACGCAGGAGGATCTGTTTGTCGGTCAGGTCAAAAGAAACAAAGAAACCATCTCCGTCTTTGCCCGGGACGAGGAGCTGCAGGAGGCTTTGGCCAAGTGGATGCAGCGCGGCAAGTATGCCAAGCTGGCCGGTCTCTGGGTGCAGGGACTAAGTGTCGACTGGAACGGGATGTACCCGGGCCGGAAGCCGTCCAGAATAAGTCTGCCGGTCTACCCGTTCGCCAAGGAGCGCTGCTGGGCTCCCGCGTTCGAGCTTGCTCCCCTGGACCGGGGCGCAGCCCCGGCGTCCGCGTCGGAGAAGGTACGTGCTCCGCTTCAGGAACGGGAGGTCCCGCCTGTCCGAAGAAGAACCGCCATGCTTATCAAGCAGTGGGAGCCGGCTGCAGCAGTTCCATCCCGCAGCACGACCCGTACCGTGGCTATCTTGATGACACCCGGTACGCTTGACCTGGCTGTCAGGATATCCCGTCATCTCCCCCATTGCGAGATGATCGATGCGAGGGAGCTGGAGAAGCGGACTCCACGTCCGGCTGTGAATTGGGCAGCCTACGAAGGATGCATCGATCTGGTGGGCTGCAGTGAGTGGAGCACGGAAGAAACGGCATGGCTGACTTGGCTTCAGCGGCTCATTGAGCACGGGTCCCGGGAAGGCATCATGCTGCTGGGCGTAACGAAGGGCCTTGAAGCTTTCGATGGGAACGGGGCCGGACAACGTTCCTCGACGATGTATGGCGCTGAGCGGGCCGGTTTGTACCGCATGCTGCAGAGCGAATACAGCCATCTTCGCACACGTCATCTGGATGTATCCGCCTCCTCTGACCTGGAACAGCTGGCAGCGCAGATTGCAGACGAATTCAGAACGGACTGCCCGGATGCCGAAGTCTGCTACCGCGGCGGTGTACGCTGGCGCGCCTATTTGAAGGAGCTGCCGGCAGCCGGCGGACGGACCCCGGCGAGCTCTTTCCCGGAGGGGCACGTCCTGTGGATTACAGGGGGCACCAGAGGAATCGGTTATCTGTGTGCACGCCATTTCGTGGAAAAGTACGGTGTCAGGAAGCTGGTCCTGACAGGCCGGGAATCCCTGCCGCCACGGACGA containing:
- a CDS encoding type I polyketide synthase; its protein translation is MTGRIDKDIAIIGVACRFPGAKNADEFWENLKEGRSSIGEIPKSRWDWESYWGDPQKERNKSSSKWGGFLTDADQFDPGFFGLSVREVEATDPQQRIMLQLAWACLEDAGIVPSRISGHQVGVYMGVFNFDYKGLQESRERTIETYHSIGTASAVIANRISHYFNFKGPSFPIDTACSSSFNAIHSAAQSLLLGECSMALAGGVNLILTPTRHISFSKAGMLSPTGSCKTFDDRADGYVRSEGAGIILLKPLSQALEDGDSIYGVLKGSAVNHNGRTHTLTYPNPQAQADVIIEAHRRSGIPVESVSYIEAHGTGTPKGDPLEFQGLQKAFEVLGSSKGPSALSKNFCGLGSVKTNIGHLESAAGIAGVVKVLLCMKHGMLPGLAGFRTLNHRIAIEDTPFYIVDALREWSPPLNEEGHPYPRRAGISSFGFGGTNAHVVLEEAPDAPSEGRKASAKQPPYQLVCLSAKTEEALRRKQEDLAEWLDRHGEEHTLAAVSSTLLHHREHFGIRAAYVVRDLTELRNSLSDVIRTTHADGYAATPTRSHKAKISCYWTGWPNF
- a CDS encoding SDR family NAD(P)-dependent oxidoreductase gives rise to the protein MPPEEYREHLLSLAELYVQGVDVDWKVLVPDKGLRPVHLPTYPFAAERYWIPDEEAPEAQATAPATVHLHPLLHANTSDFTEQRFTSVFSGREFFLRDHVVKGRSVLPGVACLEMARAAAVQSLGMEEDALQLHISHIVWVSPITSGAEPKEVHIGLYPEHSGETTFEIYTGKGEETVLHSRGAVQLRPAQAMPTHNRDELRKGLLLSPLPMEWYYEGFRHRGLSYGPAHQAVNEVYTADDRILARLLLPSSGGLTTEPFVLHPSLMDAALQAALILLTDAHRQAGAEQGERKLILPFALEELEIFGPCSDRMWASVQFSANQGLKRRSVDIELFDEEGALRIRMKDLAWREAEEREDIAGTPAKEKLALMVPYWKAEDARKIPGWPGDRERLIVLCGMDKLLGEGLQPLLEEARILDLTAGATGRLPEDYEACAASLLAQVQDVLKTGDGRPWVIQLVMPKGELYSGLAGLLQTAQLENPKFSGQVIEVEPGESPESLASKLQGDGAAGTDRIRYLGGERTVLDWRELEDTPNQQVPLPWRDGGTYLITGGAGGLGRLFAKEIAGRAKNPRLILTGRSPLRDDIQVLLDELTAAGARAEYIQIDVSNAEAVEKLFGGIRSDHGQLHGILHCAGVIKDSYILKKTSGELREVFAPKVAGLVHIDQASKSFELDFFVMFSSVFGAMGNPGQADYCAANAFMDAYAAYRSSLAASRERKGRTLSLNWPLWEAGGMHVDPLIEQRMRDQLGMTPLSASSGFRAFYQALAADADQVLVLEGRPKVFLSKLTGQPAEEQVNPQGTAPLPVPAAASASEMPVDVLEEKAAQYLKTLLSSVLKLPVQRIDTDAPMEAYGIDSIMTTQLTHALENVFGTLSKTLFFEYQTLRELTGYFLKAHRAPLLQQLGAGTQGTIQTAPAAASVRAETAPVHTRSQRRPRFTVPQVQQRNGSLSNASEDVAIIGVSGRYPGAEGIREYWDVLREGRDCITEIPPDRWDHSAYFSEDRNEAGKTYSKWGGFLRDVDKFDPLFFQIPPREAERMDPQERLFLQCVYETLEDAGYTRDALAKDSRWGLEGNVGVYVGVMYQEYQLYGAQAQLLGQPLALYGLPASVANRVSYFCNFHGPSITVDTMCSSSLTAIHLACKSLQSGECDVAVAGGVNLSIHPNKYLLLAQGRFISGKGRCESFGEGGDGYVPSEGVGAVLLKPLSRAVADGDQIYGVIKATSVNHGGKTNGYTVPNPNAQGSVIGRALEEAGIDPRTISYVEAHGTGTSLGDPIEIAGLTHIFRQYTDENQFCAIGSAKSNIGHCESAAGIAGLTKVLLQLKHQQIVPSLHSAILNPHIDFSHTPFVVQQQLAPWHRPVLHIDGQTREYPRIAGLSSFGAGGSNAHVIIQEYHRPEAVSYEVSTDPRPSLIVLSAKSTGQLQQQAERLLAEIRRQQWGDERLTEIAYTLQTGREAMEERLAVLASTMRELEDKLTGYIEGRNTQEDLFVGQVKRNKETISVFARDEELQEALAKWMQRGKYAKLAGLWVQGLSVDWNGMYPGRKPSRISLPVYPFAKERCWAPAFELAPLDRGAAPASASEKVRAPLQEREVPPVRRRTAMLIKQWEPAAAVPSRSTTRTVAILMTPGTLDLAVRISRHLPHCEMIDARELEKRTPRPAVNWAAYEGCIDLVGCSEWSTEETAWLTWLQRLIEHGSREGIMLLGVTKGLEAFDGNGAGQRSSTMYGAERAGLYRMLQSEYSHLRTRHLDVSASSDLEQLAAQIADEFRTDCPDAEVCYRGGVRWRAYLKELPAAGGRTPASSFPEGHVLWITGGTRGIGYLCARHFVEKYGVRKLVLTGRESLPPRTTWADAADHPDAVMRKIKDLLALEALGAEVTPLAVDLTNGEEVRRAAAEVKEKLGPIGGVIHCAGVIDSKNPAFIRKPEEGIRQVWSPKVAGLRILHESLKEEHLQWFLLFSSVSSILPGLGAGQSDYAAANAYMDYFSGAHSQKSPVISIQWPSWKETGMGEVRSRIYERTGLHSLTNAEGLQLLDQVLAGALGRSVILPAVVNTDIWQPETWMRFEEQANPAAARTLPVQARDGSDGSLRRKTAGSLLLKIEAWLTDLLAEELKIDAVRLDKETPFQEYGVDSIMLVQMMQKINEQVKEELEPTLLFEHPSIGALSAWLVTEHGPAMSGLLASGEPHSPVQDDEAAQVSPPASEPLRSPSGFSQAASTGRTASSRVAVVGLSCRFPGAESLGEYWRLISEGRSAIRQVPAARWGKATAYFAGVLEDITRFDPSYFLIPEPDARAMDPQALLALEESLKLLCHAGYTAQEIKGKAVGVYLGARSQHRPERGLLLQARNPIVAVGPNYLAANISQFFDLRGPSVVVDTACSSALVGMQMAVQALFSGDIESAIVGGVSLLTTPGAHGIFEQRGILNRSEEFHLFDARANGIVPGEGAGMVLLKTEEQALADGDRIYAVISGIAVNNDGRTAGPASPNVKAQREVMASALGRSGRRAEEIRYIEANGSGTEVTDMLELKAIQAVYRSSGGASLGLGSVKPNIGHPLCAEGIASFIKVVLMLQHGKFVPFLSARQPMTHYDLSASPFHFSRAAETWGGGDSVRAAAINCFADGGTNAHLIVEEPAADREEAGFRRQPLPVPPLNRRPVSGAAEATAGPPVSAAAGAPQAMIWETLG